The Plasmodium gaboni strain SY75 chromosome Unknown, whole genome shotgun sequence genomic interval TTTTCTTTTGCTACCCTCTGTTCCTCAAGAGCTCTTTGTTGTGCTTCCTCCTTTTCTTTGGCTACTCGTTGTTCCTCAAGAGCTCTTTTCTGTGCTTCTTCCTTTTCTTTGGCTACTCGTTGTTCCTCAAGAGCTCTTTTCTGTGCTTCTTCCTTTTCTTTGGCTACTCGTTGTTCCTCAAGAGCTCTTTTCTGTGCTTCTTCCTTTTCTTTTGCTACCCTCTGTTCCTCAAGAGCTCTTTGTTGTGCTTCCTCCTTTTCTTTGGCTACTCGTTGTTCCTCTAGAGCTCTTTTTTGTGCTTCTTCGCTTTCCGTAGCTTCTTTTTGATCTTCTTCTTGTCCCTCTTCTTCTTCCCccttaatatatttttctttatcttcatcatcattCGTCATATGTTCAATTAATTTTCCTTTCTCATGTAAATTCTTTTGTTGAAGATGTATATCCCTTGATGCACCAAGATTTCTTAAAACATTATTGAATCTGTTTCgagaaatattttttgcGTTATAAACTGATTCATCATTATCCTTATTAAAATCGCTgtgattatttttatggTTCGTACTTAGATTATGGAAAAATTCACTTTTGTTTCCGTAATTATCTTCATTTGATGGATTCCAAAATTTTACAGAACCATTTCTTAAGTTAGATTTTATActttcattattttcagACTTTATTAGTTTTCCATTTATACGAAAAATATACcatttaaaaagaaaaagagaaaaataGATATACAGCTTATGTttcattttaaaataaaaagagGAAACAAATTAtgttcttttattatacatacagaattaataaataag includes:
- a CDS encoding liver stage antigen 1 translates to MKHKLYIYFSLFLFKWYIFRINGKLIKSENNESIKSNLRNGSVKFWNPSNEDNYGNKSEFFHNLSTNHKNNHSDFNKDNDESVYNAKNISRNRFNNVLRNLGASRDIHLQQKNLHEKGKLIEHMTNDDEDKEKYIKGEEEEGQEEDQKEATESEEAQKRALEEQRVAKEKEEAQQRALEEQRVAKEKEEAQKRALEEQRVAKEKEEAQKRALEEQRVAKEKEEAQKRALEEQRVAKEKEEAQQRALEEQRVAKE